One window of the Flavobacteriaceae bacterium YJPT1-3 genome contains the following:
- the map gene encoding type I methionyl aminopeptidase: MIIPKTREEIELMRESALIVSRTLGMLAAEVKPGVTTLQLDKLAEEFIRDHGAVPGFLGLYDFPNTLCMSPNEQVVHGFPNDTPLEEGDIISIDCGAIKNEFYGDHAYTFEVGEVDEGTKHLLEVTKESLYIGISEFKAGNRTGDVGYAIQRYTEAHGYGVVRELVGHGLGRKMHEDPEMPNYGRRGRGKKLVEGMVVAIEPMINMGTKNIRQHRDGWTITTRDNKPSAHFEHNVALIDGKPELLSTFQYIYDVLGIESEEEVPFRREPLVV; encoded by the coding sequence ATGATCATACCCAAAACTCGAGAAGAAATCGAATTGATGCGTGAGAGCGCTCTGATCGTATCACGCACCCTGGGCATGTTGGCTGCAGAGGTCAAGCCTGGCGTGACCACCTTACAGCTGGATAAACTGGCAGAAGAATTCATCAGAGACCATGGCGCCGTACCCGGTTTTCTGGGCTTGTACGACTTTCCGAACACCCTCTGCATGAGTCCGAATGAGCAAGTGGTGCACGGTTTTCCCAATGATACCCCTTTGGAAGAAGGCGATATCATCTCTATTGATTGTGGCGCCATTAAAAATGAGTTCTACGGAGATCATGCTTACACCTTTGAGGTAGGCGAAGTGGATGAAGGGACTAAGCACCTTTTAGAGGTAACCAAAGAGAGTTTGTACATTGGGATCAGTGAGTTTAAAGCGGGAAACAGGACCGGTGATGTAGGCTATGCCATACAGCGATATACGGAAGCTCACGGCTATGGGGTCGTTCGCGAACTCGTAGGTCACGGCCTGGGACGCAAAATGCATGAGGATCCGGAAATGCCCAACTACGGCCGCCGCGGACGCGGCAAAAAACTCGTTGAAGGCATGGTGGTCGCCATCGAACCCATGATCAATATGGGTACCAAAAATATCAGGCAACACCGGGATGGATGGACCATCACTACCCGCGACAATAAACCCAGTGCCCATTTTGAACACAACGTAGCCCTGATCGACGGAAAACCGGAACTACTGTCTACCTTTCAATACATTTACGACGTACTCGGAATCGAAAGTGAGGAAGAAGTCCCCTTTCGACGTGAACCTTTGGTGGTCTAA
- a CDS encoding class I SAM-dependent methyltransferase, translated as MKKLFRFVLQKVPRPWLIRMSYWIRPILATLLRGKRYTDPIDNKSFSRFLPYGYGAQRDNVLSPSTLSLERHRLLWLYLERETSFFNEPASLLHFAPEQAFYKRFREMDHLTYTTTDLNSPLADVEADICELPFADNSYDWILCNHVLEHIPNDLQAMRELYRVLKPGGTAILQVPLDNDRANSFEDDSITDRKKRAEIFGQYDHVRIYGMDYFDRLASVGFRVSAVDYTRELQSGEVTQYCLSRGELIPVCFK; from the coding sequence GTGAAAAAGCTCTTCCGTTTCGTCCTGCAAAAAGTTCCCCGCCCCTGGCTGATCCGGATGAGTTATTGGATACGCCCCATTCTGGCTACTCTACTGCGCGGAAAACGCTATACCGACCCCATTGATAATAAAAGTTTTTCCCGCTTTCTTCCCTACGGTTATGGAGCCCAGCGAGACAACGTCTTGTCCCCGTCGACCCTCTCCCTGGAAAGGCACCGGTTGCTTTGGCTGTACTTAGAACGAGAGACCAGCTTCTTTAACGAACCGGCCTCCTTGCTGCATTTTGCGCCTGAACAGGCTTTTTATAAGCGCTTTCGCGAAATGGATCACCTGACCTATACCACCACCGATCTTAATTCGCCCCTGGCCGATGTGGAGGCCGATATCTGTGAACTCCCCTTTGCAGACAACAGCTATGATTGGATACTCTGTAACCACGTCTTAGAACACATCCCAAATGATCTGCAAGCGATGCGTGAATTGTACCGAGTGCTCAAACCGGGAGGCACAGCCATTCTACAAGTTCCTTTAGACAATGACCGGGCCAATAGCTTCGAAGATGATTCGATTACGGATCGTAAAAAAAGAGCAGAAATCTTTGGACAGTACGATCATGTGCGCATTTACGGTATGGACTATTTCGATCGTTTAGCCAGCGTTGGATTTCGCGTAAGCGCCGTCGACTATACCCGAGAGCTGCAGTCAGGAGAAGTGACCCAATATTGCCTGAGTCGGGGAGAATTGATTCCGGTCTGCTTTAAATAA
- a CDS encoding T9SS type B sorting domain-containing protein, which produces MRGILHPYLSALIGLFSCLTIWAQNPNDCVNAVLICGTTAIGIEPDGAGADEFASPNNFAPPCYTFNNNTVWFQVEIEAAGTFGFDIVPDNGTDDYDFAVYGPVTDCSNLGASIRCSSTNPQQAGVSADTGLNGTETDTQEGPGPDGNGYLQWLTVNAGERYYILVDRAIGSAGFNFNTTGSAQLPLAPEANPVTDLESCDQSNAGLEQAEFDLSPQIPLIQNGQPNTAVTFHASLNDANIGINTLPLNYTNTANPQTIYARIQNSTNSCSAITDFELQVTSEPNFSTPDDLYFCDLGAPTLVTLSIFDDQISSDNPSLDISYYSSLTDAENDLNAITEIIIASGTVTVYFRVTENFPNGASCVGLGQFLIGAESSPLANALPPFEQCRNPDGPTNFDLAGQIDAINAGNPPDSYQTFFYFSTTDRANDDNRLPLNYVPQSDGEFIYIRVIDPVSGCFTDTQLELITHPNPQPSLYPNDLYCLNSPDALILETEPGFAYYRWSTGEEGPDLNQISVREGGTYTVEVSNEFGCTTSVNTEVQVSNSATIQDITTTRFEYPNNQVEVVATGEGDYEYSLDEGPFQESAVFNPVPYGFHTAFVRDRNGCGIVSERFLVLDYPRFFTPNADGFNDLWYIEGLETIPQARSLRIYNRYGKLLRQLDLRNPSWDGTLNGSRLPADDYWFELILEEGFTVRAHFSLKT; this is translated from the coding sequence ATGCGTGGCATCCTCCACCCTTACCTCAGTGCCTTGATCGGACTTTTTTCGTGCCTAACGATCTGGGCGCAAAATCCCAACGATTGTGTCAACGCAGTTTTAATTTGCGGAACTACAGCTATAGGCATTGAACCCGATGGGGCCGGAGCTGATGAATTTGCCTCGCCCAATAACTTTGCCCCACCCTGTTACACCTTCAACAATAATACGGTCTGGTTTCAAGTAGAAATAGAAGCTGCCGGAACCTTTGGATTTGACATCGTCCCTGATAATGGCACAGATGATTACGATTTTGCAGTCTACGGGCCCGTTACCGACTGTAGCAATCTAGGGGCTTCTATTCGTTGCTCCAGTACCAATCCGCAGCAGGCGGGCGTATCTGCTGATACCGGTCTGAATGGCACTGAAACAGACACTCAGGAAGGTCCCGGTCCTGACGGTAATGGCTATTTACAGTGGCTTACGGTGAATGCCGGCGAGCGGTACTACATATTAGTAGATCGAGCCATTGGCTCTGCCGGTTTTAATTTCAATACCACCGGATCTGCTCAACTGCCATTGGCTCCTGAAGCTAACCCAGTAACCGATCTGGAGTCCTGCGATCAAAGCAACGCCGGTCTGGAACAAGCCGAATTTGATCTGTCACCACAAATCCCACTAATACAGAATGGTCAACCCAATACTGCGGTCACTTTTCACGCCTCCCTTAACGATGCCAACATTGGGATCAATACTTTACCTCTGAATTATACGAATACGGCCAATCCTCAAACCATTTATGCACGCATTCAAAACAGCACCAACTCCTGTTCAGCGATTACCGATTTTGAACTTCAAGTGACCTCAGAGCCTAATTTCTCCACTCCCGATGATTTATATTTCTGTGATCTGGGCGCACCCACACTCGTGACCTTGAGTATTTTCGATGATCAAATAAGCTCAGACAATCCCTCGCTTGATATTTCCTATTACAGCAGTTTGACCGATGCTGAAAACGACCTCAACGCAATCACAGAAATTATTATCGCTTCAGGCACGGTCACCGTGTATTTTCGGGTGACTGAAAATTTTCCCAATGGTGCCAGCTGCGTAGGGCTTGGACAATTCTTAATCGGTGCCGAGTCGAGTCCGTTGGCCAATGCCCTTCCTCCTTTTGAACAGTGTCGCAATCCTGACGGACCTACGAATTTCGATTTGGCCGGGCAGATCGACGCGATCAACGCCGGCAATCCTCCGGATAGCTACCAAACGTTCTTCTACTTCAGCACAACAGACCGGGCCAACGACGACAACCGTCTTCCTTTAAATTACGTTCCACAATCAGATGGCGAGTTCATTTACATTCGGGTGATCGATCCCGTTTCCGGATGTTTTACCGACACTCAACTCGAACTCATCACCCATCCCAATCCACAACCCAGCCTGTATCCAAATGATCTCTACTGCCTGAACAGCCCGGATGCTCTGATCCTGGAGACTGAGCCCGGCTTCGCCTATTACCGGTGGAGTACCGGTGAAGAAGGTCCTGACCTGAACCAGATCAGCGTGCGCGAAGGCGGCACCTATACCGTGGAAGTAAGCAACGAATTTGGTTGTACCACCAGCGTAAATACCGAGGTCCAGGTGTCGAATAGTGCTACCATTCAGGACATCACAACGACCCGATTTGAATATCCCAATAACCAGGTAGAAGTGGTGGCGACCGGTGAAGGAGATTATGAATATTCGCTGGACGAGGGTCCTTTTCAGGAAAGTGCGGTATTCAATCCGGTACCCTATGGCTTTCATACTGCCTTTGTGCGGGATCGCAATGGGTGCGGCATCGTTAGTGAGCGCTTTCTGGTATTGGACTATCCGCGTTTTTTCACCCCCAATGCTGATGGTTTTAATGATCTGTGGTACATAGAAGGTCTGGAAACCATACCTCAGGCACGGAGTCTGCGTATTTACAACCGCTATGGAAAATTACTGCGCCAACTCGATCTTAGAAATCCCAGCTGGGACGGCACCCTCAACGGAAGCCGGTTACCCGCAGATGACTATTGGTTTGAATTGATCCTGGAAGAGGGATTTACGGTACGTGCTCATTTCAGCCTGAAGACTTAA
- a CDS encoding FAD:protein FMN transferase, with amino-acid sequence MRIYHYIVIFLLCLSSCQEPQVSYQVVQGEAFGTTYGIQLYSTQEQDWKTGIDSVVQRVNQSMSTYLPTSDISRINQGDTSVVVDIMFQEVFSLSRKLHQQTDGFFDPTVGVLANAYGFGPGYELNELDQEKVDSLLEYVGFQKVQLTESGRIQKNHPAIAFDFSAIAKGYGIDRIGAYLEAQGVQDYLIELGGELLARGRNLRKEADWRVGIENVDSQLAERSYSAAVRLRDQGMATSGNYRKYRIDPTTGARYVHTLDPRTGSAQASNVLSASVLASTCAAADGYATAFMAMGLEKAQAFLKAHKEIDAYLIYEVSKDSTSIYATPGFRLQLD; translated from the coding sequence ATGAGAATTTATCACTACATCGTCATTTTCCTACTGTGCTTATCCTCCTGCCAGGAGCCACAAGTGAGTTATCAGGTTGTTCAGGGGGAAGCCTTTGGGACGACCTATGGGATTCAATTGTACAGTACTCAAGAACAAGATTGGAAGACGGGTATTGATTCGGTGGTACAGCGGGTCAATCAATCGATGAGTACCTACCTCCCTACCTCAGACATTTCCCGGATCAATCAAGGAGACACTTCAGTGGTGGTAGATATTATGTTTCAGGAAGTGTTTTCGCTTTCGCGAAAGCTACATCAGCAGACGGATGGATTCTTCGATCCTACCGTGGGGGTCCTGGCCAATGCCTACGGTTTTGGCCCCGGCTATGAGCTCAATGAGCTGGATCAGGAAAAGGTCGACTCCTTATTAGAATACGTAGGTTTTCAAAAAGTACAACTTACCGAATCCGGACGTATCCAAAAAAATCATCCGGCGATCGCCTTTGATTTCAGTGCCATTGCCAAAGGCTACGGGATCGATCGCATCGGGGCGTATCTGGAAGCACAGGGTGTCCAGGATTATTTAATCGAATTGGGTGGCGAGCTTTTGGCTCGCGGCCGCAATCTTCGCAAAGAGGCCGATTGGAGGGTGGGCATAGAGAATGTCGATTCTCAACTGGCAGAACGAAGTTATTCTGCAGCGGTACGCTTAAGGGATCAGGGTATGGCCACCTCCGGTAATTACCGAAAATACCGCATTGATCCGACTACGGGTGCGCGCTACGTGCATACCTTAGATCCGCGAACCGGCAGTGCGCAGGCAAGTAATGTGCTGAGTGCTTCGGTACTGGCATCCACTTGTGCAGCCGCTGACGGCTATGCTACAGCTTTTATGGCCATGGGCCTGGAAAAAGCACAGGCCTTCCTAAAGGCCCATAAAGAGATAGATGCCTACTTGATTTACGAAGTATCCAAAGACAGTACGTCCATCTATGCGACTCCGGGCTTCCGCTTGCAATTGGATTAA
- a CDS encoding Na(+)-translocating NADH-quinone reductase subunit F: MSQELTPQELHNLAMNVVGKELEADGFEFLGVNSKLKRDPQFVALKDKKLHFIIVRAVSYPDPVTHYDRDFMQKMKDHAAKFEARTFYAGVGLGHAEDYQKPLVQGTNYSVIYNGLQEIL, translated from the coding sequence ATGTCACAGGAACTTACCCCTCAAGAACTGCACAATCTGGCCATGAATGTGGTTGGGAAGGAACTTGAAGCCGATGGTTTCGAGTTTTTGGGTGTAAACTCAAAACTGAAACGAGATCCGCAGTTTGTCGCGCTCAAAGACAAAAAACTCCATTTCATTATTGTCAGAGCGGTTTCCTACCCTGATCCAGTTACGCATTACGATCGGGACTTTATGCAAAAAATGAAGGATCATGCAGCGAAGTTTGAGGCGCGAACCTTCTATGCCGGGGTGGGTCTGGGGCATGCTGAAGACTATCAGAAACCCCTGGTGCAGGGTACCAATTACAGCGTCATTTATAATGGTTTACAGGAGATCTTATGA
- the nqrF gene encoding NADH:ubiquinone reductase (Na(+)-transporting) subunit F — protein sequence MLLAASTTGVVIATVVAFLVLILALVGLLIFTKEKLSPSGPVTITINGEKKIEVASGSSLLSTLGSKKVFLPSACGGGGTCIQCECHVLEGGGEALPTETPHFTRKELQQGARLACQVKVKQDMNIEIPEEIFGIKKWDGVVVRNYNVASFIKEFVVEIPEDMGYKAGGYIQIEIPPCEVKYEDMDITAHPEEHDKPDKFQQEWDKFGLWPLVMKNTETVERAYSMASYPAEGREIMLNVRIATPPWDRAKNQWMDVNPGIASSYIFSLKEGDKVTISGPYGEFFINESDAEMLYVGGGAGMAPMRSHLYHLFKTLKTGRKVTYWYGGRSKRELFYLDHFYQLEKDFPNFSFYLALSEPLEEDNWKVKEDLDAPGDGFVGFIHQCVIDHYLSKHEAPEDIELYFCGPPLMNQAVQKMGEDFGIPDENIRFDDFGG from the coding sequence ATTCTTTTAGCCGCAAGTACCACAGGTGTTGTAATCGCCACAGTTGTCGCCTTCTTAGTGCTGATACTGGCTTTGGTAGGTCTCTTGATTTTTACCAAAGAAAAATTATCACCCTCCGGACCCGTGACCATTACCATTAATGGCGAGAAAAAAATTGAAGTCGCCTCAGGAAGTTCGCTATTGTCGACACTGGGGAGCAAGAAAGTCTTTCTGCCTTCAGCCTGTGGAGGTGGAGGTACCTGTATTCAATGTGAGTGTCATGTTTTAGAAGGTGGTGGTGAAGCCCTGCCTACAGAAACTCCGCATTTTACCCGTAAAGAATTACAACAAGGTGCTCGATTGGCTTGTCAGGTGAAAGTAAAACAAGACATGAATATCGAGATTCCTGAAGAAATCTTTGGAATTAAGAAATGGGACGGCGTGGTTGTACGTAACTATAATGTCGCCTCTTTCATTAAAGAATTCGTCGTCGAGATTCCGGAAGACATGGGTTACAAGGCGGGTGGCTACATCCAGATCGAGATTCCGCCCTGCGAAGTGAAATACGAAGATATGGATATCACCGCTCACCCTGAGGAGCATGATAAACCCGATAAATTCCAGCAGGAATGGGATAAATTCGGTTTGTGGCCTTTAGTGATGAAGAATACCGAAACCGTAGAGCGCGCTTATTCTATGGCTTCCTACCCTGCAGAGGGGCGTGAGATCATGTTGAACGTGCGTATCGCTACGCCGCCATGGGATCGAGCGAAGAACCAGTGGATGGATGTGAATCCCGGGATAGCCTCTTCCTATATTTTCTCGTTGAAAGAAGGTGATAAGGTGACCATCTCCGGACCTTATGGAGAGTTCTTTATCAACGAATCAGACGCAGAAATGCTCTACGTAGGGGGTGGTGCCGGTATGGCGCCCATGCGCTCCCATTTGTACCATCTCTTTAAGACCTTAAAAACCGGTCGTAAAGTAACCTATTGGTATGGAGGACGTTCTAAACGCGAGTTGTTCTATCTGGATCATTTCTACCAATTGGAAAAAGATTTCCCAAACTTCAGTTTCTACTTAGCCTTGTCTGAACCTTTAGAGGAGGATAACTGGAAAGTGAAAGAAGACCTGGACGCTCCCGGTGATGGTTTCGTTGGATTTATACACCAATGCGTGATCGATCATTATTTGAGCAAGCATGAGGCTCCTGAAGATATCGAATTGTACTTCTGTGGTCCTCCATTGATGAACCAGGCGGTTCAAAAAATGGGTGAGGATTTCGGAATCCCAGATGAGAATATCCGTTTCGATGACTTCGGAGGATAA
- the nqrE gene encoding NADH:ubiquinone reductase (Na(+)-transporting) subunit E yields the protein MLEHTELFFKSIFIDNMVFATFLGMCSYLAVSKKVTTAVGLGAAVIFVLAVTVPLNWLLDQYILRDGALSWLGPEYASYDLSFLSFILFIATIATMVQLVEIVVEKFSPALYNSLGIFLPLIAVNCAILGGSLFMQSRDIASLGLAFNYGVSSGIGWFLAILAIAAIREKIRYSNVPAPLRGLGITFIITGLMAIGFMSFGGMLTGGDEAAPAEAESAQVSPETDNQETAANKEVAEVTNIKINE from the coding sequence ATGTTAGAGCATACGGAATTATTTTTCAAATCCATCTTCATCGATAATATGGTCTTCGCGACCTTTCTGGGGATGTGTTCTTATCTGGCGGTTTCCAAAAAAGTTACTACCGCCGTGGGATTGGGTGCTGCCGTGATCTTCGTTCTGGCCGTAACCGTTCCCTTGAACTGGTTGTTAGACCAGTATATTTTAAGAGACGGAGCCCTAAGCTGGTTAGGCCCGGAATACGCCTCTTACGATTTGAGCTTTTTATCCTTTATCCTATTTATTGCGACCATCGCAACCATGGTGCAATTGGTAGAGATCGTGGTGGAGAAATTCTCTCCGGCACTCTATAATTCATTGGGGATATTCTTGCCCTTGATCGCGGTAAATTGTGCGATCCTGGGAGGTTCTCTCTTTATGCAGTCTAGAGACATTGCCTCACTAGGCTTGGCCTTCAACTACGGAGTGAGTTCCGGGATCGGTTGGTTTCTAGCCATCCTCGCCATTGCAGCCATACGGGAAAAGATCAGATACAGCAACGTACCTGCTCCCTTACGCGGATTAGGAATTACCTTTATTATCACCGGACTCATGGCCATTGGCTTTATGAGTTTTGGTGGGATGCTTACCGGAGGCGATGAAGCCGCACCAGCGGAAGCAGAAAGCGCTCAAGTAAGCCCAGAAACAGACAACCAAGAAACCGCAGCCAATAAAGAAGTAGCCGAAGTGACTAACATCAAAATTAATGAGTAG